Proteins from a single region of Camelus ferus isolate YT-003-E chromosome 23, BCGSAC_Cfer_1.0, whole genome shotgun sequence:
- the SNRPE gene encoding small nuclear ribonucleoprotein E, whose amino-acid sequence MAYRGQGQKVQKVMVQPINLIFRYLQNRSRIQVWLYEQVNMRIEGCIIGFDEYMNLVLDDAEEIHSKTKSRKQLGRIMLKGDNITLLQSVSN is encoded by the exons ATGGCGTACCGTGGCCAGGGCCAGAAAGTGCAGAAGGTGATGGTGCAACCCATC AACCTCATCTTCAGATACTTGCAAAAC AGATCTCGGATTCAGGTGTGGCTTTATGAGCAAGTAAATATGCGGATAGAAGGCTGTATCATT GGTTTTGATGAGTATATGAACCTCGTATTAGATGATGCAGAAGAGATTCATTCtaaaacaaagtcaagaaaaCAGCTGG GTCGGATCATGCTAAAAGGAGATAATATTACTCTGCTCCAAAGTGTCTCCAACTAG